The following are encoded in a window of Streptomyces sp. SAT1 genomic DNA:
- a CDS encoding AI-2E family transporter: MRLLPEPVRRLAAWCAVALLVSGVVWVVVRLCVTFRTTVTPVLLALLGTALLRPLFRRLVRAGLNRSLAAGITCAAVLVVVGGVGYIVALALIDSGPQIASSLENAARSLADHFGAAGTSLKDLAAHGRDLLSKFGGTAVSNVISGVSMIAEYLAMAVLALLLVFFFLRDSGRALRALRSLSPGQSADTAEAMARRAFAAVEGFMRGTTLIAFIDAVCITLGLVLLDVPGALGLGALVFVGAYIPYLGAFISGAVSVLVALADRGFVVALWALGVVLAVQVLEGHVLQPVIQSRTVQLHPAAVLLAITAGAAVAGIVGMLLAVPLTAAASGIVHELRQRYA; encoded by the coding sequence GTGCGACTGCTGCCCGAACCCGTGAGGCGCCTTGCCGCCTGGTGCGCCGTCGCGCTGCTCGTCTCCGGCGTGGTGTGGGTCGTGGTGCGGCTGTGCGTGACCTTCCGTACGACGGTCACGCCGGTACTCCTCGCGCTGCTCGGGACCGCGCTGCTGCGGCCCTTGTTCCGGCGGCTGGTGCGGGCCGGGCTGAACCGCTCGCTCGCGGCCGGGATCACCTGCGCCGCCGTGCTGGTGGTCGTCGGCGGCGTCGGCTACATCGTGGCCCTCGCCCTGATCGACAGCGGACCGCAGATCGCCTCCTCGCTGGAGAACGCGGCCCGGTCGCTCGCCGACCACTTCGGGGCGGCCGGCACCTCCCTCAAGGACCTCGCCGCACACGGCCGCGACCTGTTGTCGAAGTTCGGCGGGACGGCCGTCTCCAACGTCATCAGCGGGGTCAGCATGATCGCCGAGTACCTGGCGATGGCGGTGCTGGCGCTGCTGCTCGTCTTCTTCTTCCTGCGCGACTCGGGCCGGGCGCTGCGCGCGCTGCGCTCGCTGTCCCCCGGGCAGAGCGCCGACACGGCGGAGGCCATGGCGCGCCGCGCCTTCGCCGCCGTCGAGGGCTTCATGCGCGGGACCACCCTGATCGCGTTCATCGACGCCGTGTGCATCACCCTCGGCCTGGTCCTGCTGGACGTGCCGGGCGCGCTGGGGCTGGGCGCGCTGGTCTTCGTGGGCGCGTACATCCCCTATCTGGGGGCCTTCATCTCCGGGGCGGTGTCCGTGCTGGTGGCGCTCGCCGACCGGGGGTTCGTCGTCGCGCTCTGGGCGCTCGGCGTGGTGCTCGCCGTACAGGTCCTGGAGGGGCATGTGCTCCAGCCGGTGATCCAGAGCCGGACCGTGCAGCTGCATCCGGCGGCCGTGCTGCTGGCGATCACCGCGGGGGCGGCGGTCGCCGGGATCGTCGGCATGCTGCTGGCGGTGCCGCTGACGGCGGCGGCCTCCGGGATCGTCCACGAACTGCGGCAGCGGTACGCGTAG
- a CDS encoding SseB family protein → MYGYDQSAGAGAQQGYVPPQQQMPGGGYGQQPPLYPEPSPPSLADAVRAFTTGQLAAEDFQQVFATSKVYCPRGDTPGFLALHNTQQPVIPMFTSLKELRRYAGKESKYFVITGAEVIDLLPTGYGFVLDMEGEHRMVFDAKAVEQMVDFAMRRMYG, encoded by the coding sequence ATGTACGGCTACGACCAGAGCGCGGGCGCGGGCGCACAGCAGGGTTACGTTCCGCCGCAGCAGCAGATGCCCGGGGGCGGATACGGGCAGCAGCCGCCGCTGTACCCGGAGCCGTCGCCGCCGTCGCTGGCCGACGCGGTGCGCGCCTTCACCACCGGACAGCTGGCCGCCGAGGACTTCCAGCAGGTCTTCGCCACCTCCAAGGTGTACTGCCCGCGCGGCGACACCCCGGGCTTCCTGGCGCTGCACAACACGCAGCAGCCGGTGATCCCGATGTTCACCTCCCTCAAGGAGCTGCGCCGGTACGCGGGCAAGGAGTCGAAGTACTTCGTGATCACCGGTGCCGAGGTCATCGACCTCCTGCCCACGGGGTACGGCTTCGTCCTCGACATGGAGGGCGAGCACCGGATGGTCTTCGACGCCAAGGCGGTCGAACAGATGGTCGACTTCGCCATGCGCCGCATGTACGGCTGA
- a CDS encoding SpoIIE family protein phosphatase, with product MRTGEPLPAVGDVLAALATGTWHWDTSTGLVAVDAEAARLLGLPAEDVTLTEAQVRARLHPVDWNEITGVVQLAAAEGTLAEVRVRIMDERGRIIRVVRSRSRPAYDSRKKAYELIGTLQEVTEPTPGSPAGRSAVTGDWRRSREAFLLDAGRALAEARSTAEVLRVAAGLAMPGFSPDGLAVFGVEADHLTIIGHHGQQQGDEVPFVHMTLDTDYPAAEVIRTGRAVYLSSPEEYRARYPLTWKLAQRFGRRSWAFLPLTASGHTMGAWMAAFTYPVAFTPDERSVLTTVARMLAQALSRAGTAETERELSEGLQRSMMPTTGPAVPGMEVAARYVPTGGGLQVGGDWYDVIPLPGGPARNRAKDGAGRFALVIGDVQGHDVRAAGLMGQLRIALRAYASEGHRPDAVLTRASRFLHGIIDESADSAGSADDADIAINDLRFATCLYAEVDPRTGVLEVARAGHPDPVIRMADGTVLQRPTAGGLPLGVDPDADYPTTRFVLEPGETMMICTDGLIETGGHDLDTGWQRIRTILEQHEGDAEELADALVQAVHGPSSHHTTGPLADRREDDIAVLLLSRHPDGRDAAAVRPEVRRTLLTVAQAEPERVAVARQQLRELLHDWSSADQVDSAVLLLSEMLTNVLVHTDTDALVLAEVSGERGERRMRVEVSDAGDDLPHKRRPGELASSGRGLVLTELLADAWGVEPRGEGKSIWYELYEPPRDKP from the coding sequence ATGCGCACTGGTGAGCCCCTGCCCGCCGTGGGGGACGTCCTGGCCGCCCTCGCCACCGGGACGTGGCACTGGGACACCTCCACCGGGCTGGTCGCGGTCGACGCCGAGGCGGCACGGCTGCTCGGGCTGCCCGCCGAGGACGTCACCCTCACCGAGGCCCAGGTGCGCGCCCGCCTGCACCCCGTCGACTGGAACGAGATCACCGGTGTGGTGCAGCTCGCCGCCGCCGAGGGCACCCTCGCCGAGGTGCGCGTCCGGATCATGGACGAGCGGGGCCGGATCATCCGGGTGGTCCGCAGCCGCTCCCGCCCCGCCTACGACTCCCGCAAGAAGGCGTACGAGCTGATCGGCACCCTCCAGGAGGTCACCGAGCCGACCCCCGGTTCCCCCGCGGGGCGCAGCGCGGTCACCGGGGACTGGCGGCGCTCCCGGGAGGCGTTCCTGCTGGACGCCGGCCGCGCGCTGGCCGAGGCGCGCTCCACCGCCGAGGTGCTGCGGGTCGCGGCGGGGCTGGCGATGCCCGGCTTCTCCCCCGACGGGCTGGCCGTCTTCGGCGTCGAGGCCGACCATCTGACGATCATCGGCCACCACGGGCAGCAGCAGGGCGACGAGGTCCCCTTCGTGCACATGACCCTGGACACGGACTATCCGGCCGCCGAGGTGATCCGCACCGGCCGGGCCGTCTATCTGTCCTCCCCCGAGGAGTACCGGGCCCGCTATCCGCTCACCTGGAAGCTGGCCCAGCGCTTCGGCCGCCGCTCCTGGGCGTTCCTGCCGCTGACCGCCTCGGGCCACACCATGGGCGCCTGGATGGCCGCCTTCACCTATCCGGTCGCCTTCACCCCCGACGAGCGCTCGGTGCTGACCACGGTCGCCCGCATGCTCGCCCAGGCGCTCTCGCGGGCCGGGACCGCCGAGACCGAGCGGGAGCTGAGCGAGGGCCTCCAGCGCTCGATGATGCCCACGACGGGCCCCGCCGTCCCCGGCATGGAGGTGGCGGCCCGCTACGTCCCCACCGGCGGCGGCCTCCAGGTCGGCGGCGACTGGTACGACGTGATCCCGCTGCCCGGCGGGCCCGCCCGGAACCGCGCGAAGGACGGCGCGGGCAGGTTCGCCCTGGTCATCGGCGATGTCCAGGGCCATGACGTGCGCGCCGCCGGTCTGATGGGGCAGCTGCGCATCGCCCTGCGCGCCTACGCCTCCGAGGGCCACCGCCCGGACGCGGTGCTCACGCGCGCCTCGCGCTTCCTGCACGGCATCATCGATGAAAGCGCCGACAGCGCCGGCAGTGCCGACGACGCCGACATCGCCATCAACGACCTGCGCTTCGCGACCTGCCTGTACGCCGAGGTCGACCCGCGCACCGGGGTCCTGGAGGTCGCCCGCGCCGGGCACCCGGACCCGGTGATCCGCATGGCGGACGGCACCGTCCTGCAGCGGCCGACGGCCGGCGGGCTGCCCCTGGGTGTCGACCCGGACGCCGACTACCCCACCACCCGGTTCGTGCTGGAGCCCGGCGAGACCATGATGATCTGCACGGACGGTCTGATCGAGACCGGCGGCCATGACCTGGACACCGGCTGGCAGCGGATCCGCACCATCCTGGAACAGCACGAGGGCGACGCCGAGGAACTGGCCGACGCGCTCGTGCAGGCGGTGCACGGACCCTCCTCGCACCACACCACGGGTCCGCTCGCCGACCGCCGCGAGGACGACATCGCCGTACTGCTGCTGAGCCGGCACCCGGACGGCCGGGACGCGGCCGCCGTCCGCCCGGAGGTCCGGCGCACCCTGCTGACCGTCGCGCAGGCCGAGCCGGAGCGGGTCGCGGTGGCCCGGCAGCAGCTGCGGGAGCTGCTGCACGACTGGTCGTCCGCCGACCAGGTGGACTCGGCGGTGCTGCTGCTGTCCGAGATGCTGACCAACGTGCTCGTGCACACCGACACCGACGCTCTGGTGCTGGCCGAGGTGAGCGGGGAGCGCGGCGAGCGGCGGATGCGGGTGGAGGTCAGCGACGCGGGCGACGACCTGCCGCACAAGCGCCGGCCGGGCGAGCTGGCCTCCTCGGGGCGCGGCCTGGTGCTGACCGAGCTGCTGGCGGACGCCTGGGGGGTCGAGCCGCGCGGCGAGGGCAAGAGCATCTGGTACGAGCTGTACGAGCCGCCGCGCGACAAGCCCTGA
- the metG gene encoding methionine--tRNA ligase, with product MARHLITSALPYINGIKHLGNMVGSMLPADVYARYMRLRGHEVLYICATDEHGTPAELAAKERGIPVAEFCAQAHDAQKAVYDGFSLAFDYFGRSSSPENVEITQHFARRLHENGFIEERAIRQVYSPADGRFLPDRYVEGTCPHCGYDKARGDQCENCTRVLDPTDLINPRSAISGSTDLEVRETKHLFLLQSKLQHEVEEWVARHEDRWPQLASSIARKWLTEGLHDRAITRDLDWGVPVPADTWPELAAEGKVFYVWFDAPIEYIGATKEWADQDPENRDWKSWWYEADDTVHYTEFMAKDNVPFHTVMFPATELGVREPWKKVDYVKAFNWLTYYGGKFSTSQKRGVFTDQALEILPADYWRYFLMANAPESDDSSFTWEHFTATVNKDLADTLGNFVNRVLSFSKKRFGAEVPAGGAPGAAEERLGEEIARLLAEYEEQMEALQFRKASAALRALWSAGNSYLEEKAPWLEIKTDQDGAALTLRTAMNLIHLYAVVSEPFIPTTAKAMRAAFALSGDTAPWVSPDQARALTALPTGTPFTVPPVLFAKLTEDDLATYKERFGGTEQ from the coding sequence ATGGCTCGACACCTCATCACCAGCGCCCTTCCGTACATCAACGGGATCAAGCACCTGGGCAACATGGTGGGGTCCATGCTCCCGGCGGACGTGTACGCGCGCTATATGCGGCTGCGCGGCCACGAGGTGCTGTACATCTGCGCCACGGACGAGCACGGCACGCCCGCCGAGCTGGCCGCCAAGGAACGGGGCATCCCGGTCGCGGAGTTCTGCGCGCAGGCGCACGACGCGCAGAAAGCGGTGTACGACGGATTCTCGCTGGCCTTCGACTACTTCGGCCGGAGTTCCTCCCCGGAGAACGTGGAGATCACCCAGCACTTCGCCCGCCGCCTGCACGAGAACGGCTTCATCGAGGAGCGCGCGATCCGCCAGGTGTACAGCCCGGCCGACGGACGCTTCCTGCCGGACCGCTATGTGGAGGGCACCTGCCCGCACTGCGGCTACGACAAGGCGCGCGGCGACCAGTGCGAGAACTGCACCCGGGTCCTGGACCCGACCGACCTGATCAACCCGCGCAGCGCGATCTCCGGTTCGACGGATCTGGAGGTGCGCGAGACCAAGCACCTCTTCCTCCTCCAGTCCAAGCTCCAGCACGAGGTCGAGGAGTGGGTGGCCCGGCACGAGGACCGGTGGCCGCAGCTCGCCTCCTCCATCGCCCGCAAGTGGCTGACCGAGGGCCTGCACGACCGGGCGATCACCCGCGACCTGGACTGGGGCGTCCCGGTCCCGGCGGACACCTGGCCGGAACTGGCGGCCGAGGGCAAGGTCTTCTACGTCTGGTTCGACGCGCCCATCGAGTACATCGGCGCGACGAAGGAGTGGGCGGACCAGGACCCGGAGAACCGCGACTGGAAGTCGTGGTGGTACGAGGCCGACGACACCGTGCACTACACGGAGTTCATGGCGAAGGACAACGTCCCCTTCCACACGGTGATGTTCCCGGCGACCGAGCTGGGCGTGCGCGAGCCGTGGAAGAAGGTCGACTACGTCAAGGCGTTCAACTGGCTGACGTACTACGGCGGGAAGTTCTCCACCTCGCAGAAGCGGGGCGTCTTCACCGACCAGGCCCTGGAGATCCTCCCGGCGGACTACTGGCGCTACTTCCTCATGGCCAACGCGCCCGAGTCGGACGACTCCTCCTTCACCTGGGAGCACTTCACGGCGACGGTGAACAAGGACCTGGCCGACACCCTGGGCAACTTCGTCAACCGGGTGCTGTCCTTTTCCAAGAAGCGCTTCGGCGCCGAGGTCCCGGCCGGCGGTGCGCCGGGCGCGGCCGAGGAGCGGCTGGGCGAGGAGATCGCCCGGCTGCTCGCCGAGTACGAGGAGCAGATGGAGGCGCTCCAGTTCCGCAAGGCGAGCGCCGCGCTGCGCGCCCTGTGGTCGGCCGGCAACTCCTATCTGGAGGAGAAGGCCCCCTGGCTGGAGATCAAGACCGACCAGGACGGCGCGGCCCTGACCCTGCGCACGGCGATGAACCTGATCCACCTCTACGCGGTGGTCTCGGAGCCCTTCATCCCCACCACCGCCAAGGCCATGCGCGCCGCCTTCGCCCTCTCCGGCGACACGGCCCCCTGGGTCAGCCCCGACCAGGCCAGGGCCCTCACCGCCCTGCCCACCGGGACCCCCTTCACGGTCCCCCCGGTCCTCTTCGCCAAGCTCACCGAGGACGACCTGGCCACCTACAAGGAGCGCTTCGGCGGCACCGAGCAGTGA
- a CDS encoding pirin family protein: MPAVTVENPLTLPRVTAPADAVARPVLAVTTAPSGFEGEGFPVRRAFAGINYRHLDPFIMMDQMGEVEYAPGEPKGTPWHPHRGFETVTYIIDGTFDHQDSHGGGGTITNGDTQWMTAGSGLLHIEAPPESLVLSGGLFHGLQLWVNLPAEDKMMAPRYQDIRGGQVQLLTSPDGGALLRVIAGELDGHAGPGITHTPITMIHATLAPGAEVTLPWREDFNGLAYVLAGQGFAGTDRRPVRTGQTAVFGAGSSLTVRADEQQDSRTPDLEVVLLGGRPIREPMVHYGPFVMNTQDELKQAFEDFQKGRLGTVPAVHGMTADGPQD, encoded by the coding sequence ATGCCTGCAGTGACCGTCGAGAACCCGCTGACGCTGCCCCGCGTGACCGCTCCCGCCGACGCCGTGGCACGGCCCGTGCTCGCCGTCACGACCGCGCCCAGCGGTTTCGAGGGCGAGGGCTTCCCGGTGCGCCGGGCGTTCGCCGGGATCAACTACCGCCATCTCGACCCGTTCATCATGATGGACCAGATGGGCGAGGTGGAGTACGCGCCCGGTGAGCCCAAGGGCACCCCCTGGCACCCGCACCGCGGCTTCGAGACCGTCACCTACATCATCGACGGGACCTTCGACCACCAGGACTCCCACGGCGGTGGCGGCACCATCACCAACGGCGACACCCAGTGGATGACCGCGGGCAGCGGCCTGCTGCACATCGAGGCGCCCCCGGAGTCCCTCGTCCTGTCCGGCGGCCTCTTCCACGGCCTCCAGCTGTGGGTGAACCTGCCCGCCGAGGACAAGATGATGGCCCCGCGCTACCAGGACATCCGCGGCGGCCAGGTCCAGCTGCTCACCTCTCCCGACGGCGGCGCGCTGCTGCGGGTCATCGCCGGTGAGCTGGACGGGCACGCGGGGCCCGGCATCACCCACACCCCGATCACCATGATCCACGCGACGCTCGCCCCGGGCGCCGAGGTCACGCTCCCCTGGCGCGAGGACTTCAACGGCCTCGCCTACGTCCTCGCGGGCCAGGGCTTCGCCGGCACCGACCGGCGCCCGGTCCGCACCGGGCAGACGGCGGTCTTCGGCGCGGGCTCCTCGCTGACCGTCCGCGCGGACGAGCAGCAGGACTCCCGCACCCCGGACCTGGAGGTCGTCCTGCTGGGCGGCCGGCCGATCCGGGAGCCCATGGTCCACTACGGCCCGTTCGTCATGAACACCCAGGACGAGCTGAAGCAGGCCTTCGAGGACTTCCAGAAGGGCCGCCTCGGCACGGTCCCGGCCGTGCACGGCATGACCGCGGACGGTCCGCAGGACTGA
- a CDS encoding acyl-CoA dehydrogenase, translating to MGHYKSNLRDIEFNLFEVLGRDKLYGTGPFEEMDTETARSVLEELTRLAENDLAESFADADRNPPVFDPETSTAPVPASFKKSYRAFMDSEYWRLGLPEEIGGTTAPPSLIWAYAELILGANPAVWMYSSGPAFARILFEEGTEEQKKWARIAVEKTWGSTMVLTEPDAGSDVGAGRTRAVQQEDGSWHIEGVKRFITSGEHDMEENILHYVLARPEGAGPGTKGLSLFLVPKYLFDFETGELGERNGVYATNVEHKMGLKASNTCEMTFGDRHPAKGWLIGDKHDGIRQMFRIIEFARMMVGTKAISTLSTGYLNALEYAKERVQGPDLANFMDKTAPKVTITHHPDVRRSLMTQKAYAEGMRALVLYTASVQDTIAVKEANGEDAKAEHALNDLLLPIVKGYGSEKGYEQLAQSLQTFGGSGFLQEYPIEQYIRDAKIDTLYEGTTAIQGQDFFFRKIVRNQGAALNSLAEDIKKFLALATGGEELSGAREHLAKAAVELEAVVGLLLTDLAATEQDVKNIYKVGLNTTRLLLACGDVVVGYLLLKGAAIAAEKLQTASAKDRAFYTGKIAAAKFFAANVLPGVTLARKLAQNVDLDLMELDEAAF from the coding sequence ATGGGGCACTACAAGTCGAATCTCCGTGACATCGAGTTCAACCTCTTCGAAGTGCTCGGGCGCGACAAGCTCTACGGCACCGGGCCGTTCGAGGAGATGGACACCGAGACCGCGCGCAGCGTCCTGGAGGAGCTGACCCGCCTGGCCGAGAACGATCTGGCGGAGTCCTTCGCGGACGCCGACCGCAACCCGCCGGTGTTCGACCCCGAGACCAGCACCGCGCCGGTCCCGGCGAGCTTCAAGAAGAGCTACCGGGCCTTCATGGACTCGGAGTACTGGCGGCTCGGCCTGCCCGAGGAGATCGGCGGCACCACCGCCCCGCCGTCCCTGATCTGGGCGTACGCGGAGCTGATCCTCGGCGCCAACCCGGCCGTCTGGATGTACTCCTCCGGCCCGGCGTTCGCCCGCATCCTCTTCGAGGAGGGCACCGAGGAGCAGAAGAAGTGGGCCCGGATCGCGGTCGAGAAGACCTGGGGCTCCACCATGGTCCTCACCGAGCCCGACGCGGGCTCCGACGTGGGCGCCGGCCGCACCAGGGCCGTCCAGCAGGAGGACGGCTCCTGGCACATCGAGGGCGTGAAGCGCTTCATCACCTCCGGTGAGCACGACATGGAGGAGAACATCCTCCACTACGTCCTCGCCCGCCCCGAGGGCGCCGGTCCGGGCACCAAGGGCCTGTCCCTCTTCCTGGTGCCGAAGTACCTGTTCGACTTCGAGACCGGCGAGCTGGGCGAGCGCAACGGCGTCTACGCCACCAACGTCGAGCACAAGATGGGCCTCAAGGCGTCCAACACCTGCGAGATGACCTTCGGCGACCGCCACCCCGCCAAGGGCTGGCTGATCGGCGACAAGCACGACGGCATCCGCCAGATGTTCCGCATCATCGAGTTCGCCCGCATGATGGTCGGCACGAAGGCGATCTCCACCCTCTCCACCGGCTACCTCAACGCGCTGGAGTACGCCAAGGAGCGCGTCCAGGGTCCCGACCTGGCGAACTTCATGGACAAGACCGCGCCCAAGGTCACCATCACGCACCACCCCGACGTGCGCCGCTCGCTGATGACGCAGAAGGCGTACGCGGAGGGCATGCGCGCCCTGGTGCTGTACACCGCCTCCGTCCAGGACACCATCGCGGTCAAGGAGGCGAACGGCGAGGACGCCAAGGCCGAGCACGCGCTGAACGACCTGCTGCTGCCCATCGTCAAGGGCTACGGCTCCGAGAAGGGCTACGAGCAGCTCGCCCAGTCCCTCCAGACCTTCGGCGGCTCGGGCTTCCTCCAGGAGTACCCGATCGAGCAGTACATCCGCGACGCGAAGATCGACACCCTCTACGAGGGCACGACCGCGATCCAGGGCCAGGACTTCTTCTTCCGGAAGATCGTCCGCAACCAGGGCGCCGCGCTGAACTCGCTCGCCGAGGACATCAAGAAGTTCCTGGCGCTGGCCACCGGCGGCGAGGAGCTGTCCGGGGCCCGCGAGCACCTGGCCAAGGCCGCCGTCGAGCTGGAGGCCGTCGTCGGTCTGCTGCTGACCGACCTGGCCGCCACCGAGCAGGACGTCAAGAACATCTACAAGGTGGGCCTGAACACCACCCGCCTGCTGCTGGCCTGCGGTGACGTGGTCGTCGGCTATCTGCTGCTCAAGGGCGCGGCGATCGCGGCGGAGAAGCTCCAGACCGCCTCCGCCAAGGACCGCGCCTTCTACACCGGCAAGATCGCGGCGGCCAAGTTCTTCGCGGCGAACGTCCTGCCCGGCGTCACGCTGGCCCGCAAGCTGGCCCAGAACGTCGACCTGGACCTGATGGAGCTGGACGAGGCCGCGTTCTAG
- the aspS gene encoding aspartate--tRNA ligase has translation MHRYRSHTCGELRASDVGTDVRLSGWLHNRRDLGGILFIDLRDHYGITQLVARPGTPAYEALDKLSKETVVRVDGSVVSRGTENVNTELPTGEVEIEVGTVEVLGAAAPLPFTINAEDGVNEERRLEYRFLDLRRERMHRNIMLRTAVVSAIRHKMVALGFNEMATPILTATSPEGARDFVVPSRLHAGRFYALPQAPQQFKQLLMISGFDRYFQIAPCFRDEDARADRSPGEFYQLDVEMSFVEQEDVFRPIEQLMTELFEEFGGGRHVTSPFPRIPFREAMLKYGSDKPDLRAQLELVDLTDVFADSEFKAFAGKHVRALPVPAVQDQPRKFFDQLGDYAVSLGAKGLAWVRVAEDGSLTGPIAKFLTEENVAELTKRLSLAAGHAVFFGAGEFDEVSKIMGAVRVEAAKRAGHFEEGVFRFCWIVDFPMYEKDEETGKIDFSHNPFSMPQGGLEALENKDPLDILAWQYDIVCNGVELSSGAIRNHEPDIMLKAFEIAGYDNETVEREFAGMLRALRFGAPPHGGIAPGVDRIVMLLADEPNIRETIAFPLNGNAQDLMMGAPTELDESRLRELHLKIQKPQPK, from the coding sequence ATGCATCGGTACAGGTCCCACACCTGCGGCGAGCTCCGCGCCTCTGACGTCGGCACCGACGTCCGGCTGAGTGGCTGGCTGCACAATCGGCGCGACCTGGGCGGCATCCTCTTCATCGATCTGCGCGACCACTACGGCATCACGCAGCTCGTCGCCCGCCCCGGCACGCCCGCGTACGAGGCGCTGGACAAGCTCTCCAAGGAGACGGTCGTCCGGGTCGACGGCAGCGTTGTTTCACGTGGAACCGAGAACGTGAACACGGAGCTGCCCACCGGCGAGGTCGAGATCGAGGTCGGGACGGTCGAGGTGCTCGGCGCCGCGGCTCCGCTGCCGTTCACGATCAACGCCGAGGACGGGGTCAACGAGGAGCGGCGCCTGGAGTACCGCTTCCTGGACCTGCGCCGCGAGCGCATGCACCGCAACATCATGCTGCGCACCGCCGTGGTCTCCGCGATCCGGCACAAGATGGTCGCCCTCGGCTTCAACGAGATGGCCACGCCCATCCTGACGGCGACCTCCCCCGAGGGTGCCCGCGACTTCGTCGTGCCCTCCCGGCTGCACGCCGGCCGCTTCTACGCGCTGCCGCAGGCGCCGCAGCAGTTCAAGCAGCTGCTGATGATCTCCGGCTTCGACCGCTACTTCCAGATCGCGCCCTGCTTCCGCGACGAGGACGCCCGCGCGGACCGCTCGCCGGGCGAGTTCTACCAGCTCGACGTGGAGATGAGCTTCGTCGAGCAGGAGGACGTGTTCCGGCCCATCGAGCAGCTGATGACGGAGCTGTTCGAGGAGTTCGGCGGCGGCCGCCATGTCACCTCGCCCTTCCCGCGCATCCCGTTCCGCGAGGCGATGCTCAAGTACGGCTCCGACAAGCCGGACCTGCGCGCCCAGCTGGAGCTGGTGGACCTCACCGATGTCTTCGCGGACTCGGAGTTCAAGGCGTTCGCCGGCAAGCATGTGCGCGCGCTGCCGGTCCCGGCGGTCCAGGACCAGCCGCGGAAGTTCTTCGACCAGTTGGGTGACTACGCGGTCTCGCTGGGCGCCAAGGGTCTGGCCTGGGTGCGGGTGGCCGAGGACGGTTCGCTGACCGGCCCCATCGCGAAGTTCCTCACCGAGGAGAACGTCGCCGAGCTGACCAAGCGCCTCTCCCTGGCCGCCGGTCACGCGGTGTTCTTCGGCGCGGGCGAGTTCGACGAGGTCTCGAAGATCATGGGCGCGGTGCGGGTCGAGGCCGCCAAGCGCGCCGGGCACTTCGAGGAGGGCGTCTTCCGCTTCTGCTGGATCGTCGACTTCCCGATGTACGAGAAGGACGAGGAGACCGGGAAGATCGACTTCTCGCACAACCCCTTCTCGATGCCGCAGGGCGGTCTGGAGGCCCTGGAGAACAAGGACCCGCTGGACATCCTGGCCTGGCAGTACGACATCGTCTGCAACGGCGTCGAGCTGTCCAGCGGTGCCATCCGGAACCATGAGCCGGACATCATGCTCAAGGCCTTCGAGATCGCGGGCTATGACAACGAGACGGTGGAGCGCGAGTTCGCGGGCATGCTCCGCGCCCTCCGCTTCGGCGCCCCGCCGCACGGTGGCATCGCCCCCGGCGTCGACCGCATCGTCATGCTCCTGGCCGACGAGCCCAACATCCGCGAGACGATCGCCTTCCCGCTCAACGGCAACGCCCAGGACCTCATGATGGGCGCCCCCACCGAGCTCGACGAGTCCCGCCTCCGCGAACTCCACCTCAAGATCCAGAAGCCCCAGCCGAAGTAG